AAAAACACTGCCACCAGCGCCAGCCCGGCCAACCCGGAAAGCCAGTAGCGTCCCGCCAGGATGCCCGCCAGCGCGATGATGCCGGCAACCGCTGCCCACCATGGCTCCCAGCTCTGATGCGGTAGCCGAATCACCTGCTCGGGAGTAGCGTCACCTGCACTCGTCCCGATGGTTTCGCGCCGGGCTGCCGACGGATCACCGAGGAAGTGCTCGCCCCGTTCGCTGGCCTCGATAGTGCCCTGCTGGTCCCAGAGCGGATAACGCCCGGTCACCGGCGGGATGCTGATGAAATTGAACGGTGGGACCGGCAGACGCAAACCCCACTCCAGGGTCCCGGCACCCCAGGGATTGCGCTTTCCATTCTCACCAAGCCGGAAACGCAGATACAGATCGACAGCGACCGCGGCAATGCCGGCAGCCAGCAGAAACCCGCCGGCCGTGGAAAAGAGATTGAGCCATTCCCAACCGAGTCCTTCGGGATAGGTGTACACCCGCCGCGGCATTCCCACCAAGCCGGTCAGGTGCATCGGGAGGAACGTCAACTGAAAGCCGGAAAACACCAGCCAGAACCCGATTTTTCCTACCCCTACCGAGACGTTGCCACCGGTCAGCAGTGGCAACCAGTAGTAGATTCCGGCAATCAGGGGAAAGACCATGCCACCGAACAGGACATAATGCAGGTGGGCCACGACGAAATGGGTGTCATGGACCTGCGCGTCGAACGGCACCAGGGCGACCATCACCCCGGTGAGGCCACCGAGAACGAACGTGAACAGGAACCCGAACACATACAGCAGCGGCAGCGCCATTACCGGGCGGCCGTACCAGAGCGTGGCAATCCACGCGAACACCTGAATCCCGCTGGGGATCGCGACGGCCATGCTGGCGGCCGAGAAAAAACTCAGTGAAAGCCGCGGGATCCCGGCCGTATACATATGATGGACCCACAGACCGAAGCTGAGGAAGCCGGTCGCGATGACGGCAGCCACAACCCACGCATAGCCCACCACCGGGCGGCGTGCGAAGGTCTCGACCACCATCGTGACGATACCGGCCGCGGGCAGGAAGATGATGTAGACCTCCGGATGGCCGAAGATCCAGAACAGGTGCTGCCACAACAGCGGGTCCCCTCCCCGTTCCGGGTCAAAGAAGACAAAGCCGAAGTTACGTTCCAGTTCCAGCAGGATGCTGCCCAGTATCAGTGGCGGGAAGCCGAACAGGATCATGAAGGCGACCACCAGGATGTACCACGCAAACAGCGGCATCCTCCCCATCGACATTCCCGGTGCGCGCGTTTTGAGGATCGCGACAATCAGTTCGATAGCCGCCGACAGTGCCGAGACCTCGATAAAGGTGACCCCCAGCAACCAGAAATCCGCCCCCATCCCCGGAGAAAACAGCTTGCTGTTCAGAGGCAGGTACATGAACCAGCCTCCGTCCGGTGCGGCATCGAACAGAAAGCTGAGGTACAGGAAGATGCCTCCGAACAGATAACACCAGTAACTGAACGCAGAAAGACGCGGAAACGGCAGGTCACGCGCGCCGATCATTTTCGGGATCAGATAGATCGCGAATCCTTCCATCACCGGGACCGCGAACAGAAACATCATCGTGGTCCCGTGCATGGTGACCAGCTGATTGTAGGTATCGTTGCCCAGTTCGACGCCGCCGGCCGTGGCCAGCTGACTGCGAATGGCCATCGCAAGCAGGCCACCGATGAGAAAGAACACCAACCCGGTGGCAAGATAACGCCGGCCGACGGAAGTGTGGTTGACCGCCCCGGCCGCGCGCCAACCGGGCAGCGTGCGCCAGAAGGCGAAAAAGCGATCGTAGAGCTCGTTGGAGTTGGCGCCGCCCATTATTCGAGACTGTGGAGGTAGGCGGCCAGATCACGAACGACCGCATCATCCAGATGCGAAAAGTCTTCCATCCGATTGCCCGGCTTGATGCGCTGGCTCGCGGAAATCCAGCGTGCGAGATTCTCCCGGGTCATCGGCAGCGTACCGGCAGCGAGGGTTCGGCGGCTGGCCACGTGGGTCAGATCCGGTCCCGTATCACCCTTTGCTGCGGTGCCTCGAATGCGGTGGCATTCGGCGCAACCGACCTGGAGAAAGTGTTCCCTGCCGCGACTGGCGGCTGCCTCACCGGCCGGAGCCGACACCGGTTGCGACTGCCGGGCAAGCCACGCATCGAAACGCTCGACCGGCTCGGCGATCACCCAAAACGCCATATGGGCATGCTGGGCACCGCAGAATTCGGCACACTGGCCCCGGAAGGTGCCCGGCTGGTCGGCATGCAAATCGAGGGGATTCTCATGACCCGGAATGGCGTCCTGTTTGCCGCCCAGCCGCGGCACCCAGAAGCTGTGAATCACATCGGCGCTTCGCACATTGATCCGCACCGTACGACCGACCGGAATGTGGATCTCATTCGCGGTCACTACCTCGGCATCACCAGCACCGGGGTAGCGAACCTCCCACCACCACTGGTGCCCCGTCACCTCGATGTTCATCGGTTCCGACTCACCGCGGAACAGTGGGTAATCGATTTCGAAACTGTATATCAGCAGTACCGTCAAGGTGACGACCGGGAACAGCACGCCTCCGCCGAGGATAAACCAGCGCCCGGGCCGATACTGTTTTTCCGCGGGAGTCGCACGCAATGCGATCAGCGCCAGCGCCATCACCAGCGTCAGAATCACCAGCGAGCCCCAGAACATCACCCACCAAACCGAGGCGATGGCCTGCGCGGAGGGTCCCCCCGGGTGCAGGGCCGATTGGACCGGATCGCAGGCCGCAAGCAACGGGACGACTAACAGCAGGAGAGCCTTCAGAACATACTGAAAGAAAAAAGGCATACTCGAATCCATGAGATTGCCCGGTTAAGGATAGCTGCCGGAGCCTCTCCCGCCATCCAAGGGCCCGCCCTCGTGGGGGTCCCTCACCCGCACGTTTGCACGGTTTTTGTGCTTTGCTTTTGTGAGATCTAACCCGAAGATTTCATGAATTTGTGCCGAGATCGCTTAGGATGTTGGTTTCAGAAGGAAATTCCGACTGAGAAAATATTTCTTGTGGGGCCGAGAGACAAGCGCGATCGGTGCAAATTTTTGAAAGATTCGGGCTAAAGCGCCTGGAGGCATCTTGCGATTGCAGAAGCGGGCCGAAACAGCGCTGGGAATGCTCTCTCCCCTGCTGCTGTGGAGCATCTATTTCCTCGTGGTCTATCTATTGGTAGCCATCGCCTGTGCGCGGCTGAGCGAGACCGACTGGGTACGCCCGACACTGTGGGTTGTGAGTACTATTGCCACCGTAGGGGTACTGGGAACAAGCTATCTCTTCTGGAGCGGCCTTCGACAGGGGCCCACCTCACCAACCAAATCGGACATCGAGCGCCGCACACGACTGCGGGTGGGACTGTTCATCAGTATCCTTTCCCTGGTTGCAGTCATCTGGACGGCGCTTCCAACCCTTTTCCTCCAACCTTGCGAATAGATGGCGGTTTCAGTTCTGCGCATCCGGTTGGTACACCATCGGTCCTGCTGGGGATGCAATTTTAGGCCAGAAATGGGGCTTTTAAGCCAAAAATACGGCCATTTTCAAGCCATAACACCCTTACATTCAATGTATTGCGGTGGTCCGACCCCGCTATACTGTCCCCCATGAGATCACCATTCAAGGAGAAGCGTTATGCATGACGGGTTCGGTTTCGGCTTCGGCGGATTCATGTGGATTTTCTGGATACTGCTAATCGTCCTCGTCATCTGGGCGGTAGGCGCGTTCCGCGGTGGCGAGCCACGCGCAACCCGCCGGACACCGCTAGAGGTCCTGGAAGAGCGCTACGCGCAGGGCGAAATCGACAAGGAGGAGTTCGAACGCAAACGCGATGATTTGAGGAGATAGCGCTATGGTCGAGAGCGTCAGCCGGGGCTTTCGCTTACGGGAGGTGAACGATAGCGCCATTGGCGTGGCTCAGAGTCTGCCCGGAGTCCTCGCCGCTCGGAACGCCGGCGCGGGTAAGCTGAAGGTGACCTATGACATTGCAGAGACCGACTACCGGACGCTGCAGGAGGCGCTACGCCGGCACGGTTACCCGGGACCGACGGGCCGTCTTCAGCGCCTGCGCGACAGTTGGTATCAATTCCAGGACGAGAATCGGCGGGCCAATCTGGAACACAAACCCGCCTGTTGCAGCAAGCCGCCGCCCGGTGCCTCCCGCCGGAAATAACCACGCCGCCCATGACGTGGCCTACCACAGTCCGCCCCACTAAAGAGACTTGGCTGATGGAATACCCGGTTCTCACCGCTGCAGTCGTCCTGCTGGCTGCCTCCGTCGCCGTCCTGACCCTGTTCGAGCGGCTCGGCCTGCCCGTGCTGCTCGGCTACCTTATTGTGGGCATTTCCCTGGGCCCCTCCGGCATCGCTTGGGTGCCGCATACGGAGGACCTCCACTTTCTGGCAGAATTCGGGGTGGTGCTACTGCTGTTTACCATCGGCCTCGATTTTTCCATCACCCATCTCTGGACGCTGAAGAAGCAGGTCTTCGGCCTCGGCGGCGCGCAGGTGGTGGTCACCGCCGCCCTGGTGGCCGGCGCAGCGTGGGCGTCCGGCTTACCGCCCGCCAACGCTTTCGTCGTGGGGGGCGCACTGGCGCTGTCATCGACCGCCGTGGTCACGCGAGAACTGAGCCGACGCGGCGAACTGAAACAGCGCCACGGCCGCTTGTCCGTTGCGGTGCTCATCTTTCAGGACCTGGCAGTGGTGCCGTTTCTCATCCTGATGCCGGCGCTGAACGGAGACACAACGGGCGATGGGGCGTGGGACCTTCTGCTGACGCTGCTGACCGGCACCGTGGTCGTGGCGCTGATGCTCGCGGCGGGACGCTGGCTGATTCGGCCGCTGTTCAGCCGCATCGTCGAAATCGAGTCCCGGGAGCTCTTCACCCTGTCGGCCCTGCTCTTCTCTCTGGCCGCCGCCTGGCTCACCGCCAATGCCGGGTTGTCTCTCGCCCTCGGTGCCTTCCTGGCCGGCGCCCTGTTGTCAGAGACGGAGTACAAGGAGCGCTTGACCGCCGAAATTCGCCCCTTCCGCGACGTTCTCCTGGGGCTCTTTTTCGTCGTCATCGGCATGATGCTCGACCTGCAGGCCCTCTGGGGCCAGATACACTGGGTACTCGGCGCGGTACTGCTGCTCATCCTGCTAAAGACCGCCACCACCACCCTGCTGGGACGCCTGCTCGGCGTGCCGCGCGGGACCGCCATGCGCACCGGCATACTGCTCTCCCAGGCTGGCGAATTCGGGCTGGTACTGGCCACCCTCGGCGCTACCGAAGGCGTCATTTCCACCGAGACAGAGCAGCTGATCATGGCCACCATCATCATCAGCCTCGCCCTGACCCCAATGCTGGTGCGCTGGGCAGAGCCGGTCTCAAAGCGAATCTGTCTTGGGAGAACCTAGGCACCGAGCCGCAAGGCGGCAACATCATTCGAACGCCTCCCCCACTTTGAGGCGAAAACGCGGCTGCGGATGGGGTTTAACGAGGATGGGCCGGCTGATTTCCCGAACAAGTCGTTTAAGAACATGGACGTGGCCGACCATGAACTCGCCGTGCCAGCCGATAACGAGCAGACTCATGCCCCTTTTGTTCGATCAGGTCGAGCAGTTCGTCCTTGATGTCGCCAGCGCCGATGTCTGGGCGGACTCGGCCTACCGAACAACATGAACAGCCATCATAGGGCGCTATTGTTCGCTATCGCCTAGGATTGCGATTCTAGGCCAGAAATGGGGCTTCTAAGCTAAAAATACGGCCATTTCGAAGCCATAACACCTTTTTATTCAATGTGTTGCGGTGGTCCGACCCCGCTTTCCGCGGTTAGTGTCGATGGCCGCTTTCACGTGTTGCGCGCTTCGGTTCCGGCCGAGGGAAGGGCACTGACGCTCTATGAGGAAGTTCATGAGC
This genomic interval from Thiohalomonas denitrificans contains the following:
- the ctaD gene encoding cytochrome c oxidase subunit I — protein: MGGANSNELYDRFFAFWRTLPGWRAAGAVNHTSVGRRYLATGLVFFLIGGLLAMAIRSQLATAGGVELGNDTYNQLVTMHGTTMMFLFAVPVMEGFAIYLIPKMIGARDLPFPRLSAFSYWCYLFGGIFLYLSFLFDAAPDGGWFMYLPLNSKLFSPGMGADFWLLGVTFIEVSALSAAIELIVAILKTRAPGMSMGRMPLFAWYILVVAFMILFGFPPLILGSILLELERNFGFVFFDPERGGDPLLWQHLFWIFGHPEVYIIFLPAAGIVTMVVETFARRPVVGYAWVVAAVIATGFLSFGLWVHHMYTAGIPRLSLSFFSAASMAVAIPSGIQVFAWIATLWYGRPVMALPLLYVFGFLFTFVLGGLTGVMVALVPFDAQVHDTHFVVAHLHYVLFGGMVFPLIAGIYYWLPLLTGGNVSVGVGKIGFWLVFSGFQLTFLPMHLTGLVGMPRRVYTYPEGLGWEWLNLFSTAGGFLLAAGIAAVAVDLYLRFRLGENGKRNPWGAGTLEWGLRLPVPPFNFISIPPVTGRYPLWDQQGTIEASERGEHFLGDPSAARRETIGTSAGDATPEQVIRLPHQSWEPWWAAVAGIIALAGILAGRYWLSGLAGLALVAVFFVWAWRAAYRDSPRRIEAGAGLHLPNQSSSGQAPGLWGTRLALVSSAIVFASLLFAYYFLWTVSPPWPPSFLKVEATMNAPLLALLLPIAGTLILWIAVAANRRGAYRRFQLGLAVTFVLGAAYPFLMLGWLADAYPERGGHVYLSLVHFLHGYLWFHLFISLAAIGFAIARSWKGHIDSERRLEVDVATGLWHYAVGVALIVYAVVFVSPDLF
- the coxB gene encoding cytochrome c oxidase subunit II yields the protein MPFFFQYVLKALLLLVVPLLAACDPVQSALHPGGPSAQAIASVWWVMFWGSLVILTLVMALALIALRATPAEKQYRPGRWFILGGGVLFPVVTLTVLLIYSFEIDYPLFRGESEPMNIEVTGHQWWWEVRYPGAGDAEVVTANEIHIPVGRTVRINVRSADVIHSFWVPRLGGKQDAIPGHENPLDLHADQPGTFRGQCAEFCGAQHAHMAFWVIAEPVERFDAWLARQSQPVSAPAGEAAASRGREHFLQVGCAECHRIRGTAAKGDTGPDLTHVASRRTLAAGTLPMTRENLARWISASQRIKPGNRMEDFSHLDDAVVRDLAAYLHSLE
- a CDS encoding SHOCT domain-containing protein; this encodes MHDGFGFGFGGFMWIFWILLIVLVIWAVGAFRGGEPRATRRTPLEVLEERYAQGEIDKEEFERKRDDLRR
- a CDS encoding cation:proton antiporter; this translates as MEYPVLTAAVVLLAASVAVLTLFERLGLPVLLGYLIVGISLGPSGIAWVPHTEDLHFLAEFGVVLLLFTIGLDFSITHLWTLKKQVFGLGGAQVVVTAALVAGAAWASGLPPANAFVVGGALALSSTAVVTRELSRRGELKQRHGRLSVAVLIFQDLAVVPFLILMPALNGDTTGDGAWDLLLTLLTGTVVVALMLAAGRWLIRPLFSRIVEIESRELFTLSALLFSLAAAWLTANAGLSLALGAFLAGALLSETEYKERLTAEIRPFRDVLLGLFFVVIGMMLDLQALWGQIHWVLGAVLLLILLKTATTTLLGRLLGVPRGTAMRTGILLSQAGEFGLVLATLGATEGVISTETEQLIMATIIISLALTPMLVRWAEPVSKRICLGRT